Proteins found in one Hevea brasiliensis isolate MT/VB/25A 57/8 chromosome 18, ASM3005281v1, whole genome shotgun sequence genomic segment:
- the LOC110670110 gene encoding uncharacterized protein LOC110670110: MATHNKMLENKIAQQASSSNSKAFGKLPSQPENPREQCNAVTLRSGKVMGEEHKIEVKLKEKKDECESESISTKTKASKEANEEKEDKKKIGEKYVPPAPYKPPLPFPQRFHKAQLDKQFGKFLEVLKKLLEDYETVALTEECSAILQNKLPPKLKDPESFSIPCHIGETSIERALCDLGASVSLMPLSICEKLKVGDLKPTTISLQLADRSIKYPIGILENVPLKVGKFFIPVDFIVLGMEEDVRTPIILRRPFLATAGANIDVKNGKLKLTVGEEKIEFNLFQHSKEPAVMNSCYRVDVIEHDAETEVTKLEENQAIPMQCNQHKVRKKKSSSPSHLINNEVSKVKLKPPSKSLKRGDSSKVCKNILQDIVGILNKATGIFTYNGKKLKYKFISTPVVKGGNIFQFQPP; this comes from the exons atggcaacacacaataaGATGTTAGAGAATAAAATAGCTCAACAGGCTAGCTCTTCAaatagtaaagcttttgggaagcttcctagccaacctGAGAATCCAAGGGAGCAGTGCAATGctgttactttaagaagtggaaagGTAATGGGGGAAGAACACAAAATTGAAGTAAagttgaaagaaaagaaagatgagTGTGAGAGTGAATCCATTTCAACTAAAACTAAAGCTAGTAAGGAAGCAAATGAAGAGaaagaagataaaaagaaaataggAGAGAAATATGTGCCTCCTGCACCGTACAAGCCACCATTGCCCTTTCCTCAGAGGTTTCATAAAGCACAATTAGATAAGCAGTTTGGGAAATTCCTTGAAGTTttgaagaagtt GTTGGAAGATTATGAAACTGTTGCACTTACTGAGGAGTGCAGTGCTATATTGCAGAACAAACTCCCACCTAAGCTGAAAGATCCTGAaagtttttccataccatgtcacattggagaAACAAGTATTGAGAGAGCATTATGTGACTTGGGGGCTAGTGTTAGCTTGATGCCACTTTCCATATGTGAGAAGTTAAAGGTTGGAGATCTAAAGCCCACAACTATTTCTttgcagttagctgacagatctatAAAGTATCCAATTGGGATTTTAGAGAATGTACCATTAAAAGTTGGGAAGTTTTTCATTCCAGTGGATTTTATTGTACTAGggatggaggaggatgtaagaACGCCCATCATACTTAGAAGGCCATTTTTAGCCACTGCAGGAGCTAATATAGATGTAAAAAATGGGAAATTGAAGTTGACAGTGGGAGAGGAGAAAATAGAGTTTAATTTATTCCAACATTCCAAGGAACCAGCTGTGATGAATTCTTGTTATAGGGTAGATGTTATAGAGCATGATGCTGAAACTGAAGTTACTAAACTAGAGGAAAATCAAGCTATTCCAATGCAATGCAATCAGCATAAAGTGCGAAAGAAAAAGTCATCTTCACCATCTCATTTGATTAACAATGAAGTTTCAAAAGTTAAGCTCAAGCCtccatcaaaatcactcaaaagAGGAGATTCATCTAAAGTTTGTAAGAATATTCTTCAAGATATAGTTGGGATTCTGAACAAAGCAACAGGTATTTTCACATATAATGGGAAAAAGTTGAAGTATAAATTCATTTCAACACCTGTTGTGAAGGGAGGTAATATTTTCCAATTCCAACCACCATGA